The following proteins are co-located in the Flammeovirga kamogawensis genome:
- a CDS encoding L-threonylcarbamoyladenylate synthase: protein MMAELFRINPDNPQERVLNEVVKVLKKGGLVIYPTDTVYGVGCDLTNQAALKKLIRFKGLKPNKMNLAFICYDLSDITNYVKHIETPAFRVIKKALPGPFTFIMKASSSVPKLVDTKKKEVGIRVPDHNIPRELVRLLGNPIVTTSLKQEDEILEYPTDPELIYEDYGNQVDAVIDGGYGNIHLSTVVNLVDGDFEVIRQGQGNIEDYL, encoded by the coding sequence ATCATGGCAGAGTTATTTAGAATTAATCCTGACAATCCTCAGGAGCGAGTATTAAATGAGGTTGTTAAAGTGTTGAAAAAGGGAGGTTTAGTAATTTACCCTACTGATACAGTTTATGGTGTTGGTTGTGATCTTACAAATCAAGCAGCACTAAAAAAATTAATTCGTTTTAAGGGTTTAAAACCTAATAAGATGAATCTTGCATTTATTTGCTATGATTTATCTGATATAACAAATTATGTGAAGCACATAGAAACGCCAGCATTCAGAGTTATAAAAAAAGCACTGCCAGGTCCATTTACTTTTATCATGAAAGCAAGTAGTTCTGTACCTAAGCTCGTGGATACAAAAAAGAAAGAAGTGGGCATTCGTGTTCCAGATCATAATATACCACGAGAATTAGTCCGTTTGTTAGGTAACCCAATTGTAACTACATCTTTAAAACAAGAAGATGAAATATTGGAATACCCAACAGATCCAGAATTGATCTACGAGGATTATGGAAATCAAGTAGACGCAGTAATAGATGGTGGTTACGGTAATATTCACTTATCAACAGTAGTAAACCTAGTAGATGGAGATTTTGAAGTGATTCGTCAAGGTCAAGGTAATATTGAAGATTATCTTTAA